ttatgccaccgtctgtgtgcatctctgactcctgccgcagcgttagccggcggcactggaggtcgcggggtggtgagcacaaagatgtactcatctgctgtgagaacgatgtccaaattttgtttccattctatgtaattttggccctcgagtttattttctttgagaattgcagaaagaggattgaacaacatattgacgatttggattgcactgcaaaacagagtattttactattgtcataaacttatgtaagaagtttgattagattaaccataaaacttttcaaaatcttacaactgtaaaattaaaattttgtaccctccagaggaagtcaatacgcattaaaatcttacagttttactggtcacaataccgacgaatagtccatagaccacagagtggcatggccgccaaatgttgcctaagcaagaccatctctttagcattacagagtcttgtTTCcgcaacacactcccataacaatgcttatgtgctgctaacaagatcaagctatctcataaattctatgtgaacttctgaatctcgtagattcttaggattattgtccccacagagcaggtggcgataatattggaaactacattctagttcatactatttatattcgagaagtccgccctcatgaacttgctattttcttaggattattgtcctcacagagcaggtggcgataatattataaaaaggtttcataaattgcagaccaattgatggagaccatatacaaacgttgagttcgtaattatagcttagatctttcggttatggtttttctttaattatccttagtctTAGGGTAGAGAAAGACTTggttaaattctgttggtatttgatctactggataattaaatcttttattaattggtatcttcctttagggaataattattctagaatataattcttattcatgtctactataagatttgactaaaataaatgaattatttaattcttaataagacatgaaaaattaaattcaaattaattccatgttcaagattaggaagagatatttcattatttaatgtattcatacatatctatcctttttaggatcttagatatataaatattaggaaactattaaattattcttatcaatatcatctaggaatcaaaatattattatttatttccatagatatagaatataataaaaatattccttaaatctatataaatattagggaactattaaattattctcatctatatcatctaggaataaaataatattattaatttccatagatatagataataataaaaatattcctaaaatctagataaatcttctaaaaagattttatttccattaaataataatattttaatgatatcttttaataaaataattaaataatcattaaaataatctttcatcgttatctcatcgtacgaggttcgcacgaacgatgaacgacgaaaatccgacgagttcttcgtcggaccacgatgcacgaagcgtctcggccaccagcgcgcagatggcgcgccagcgtctcggccagcggctcgtcaggtgtcgccagcgtctcggccaggagcgtgtGCGGAGGCGCGTCTCCTCTCAGCCAGCGGCGAGCACCCGTCACGGcgtctcggctcgtcgggtgccgacgcttctcggccaggcgcgcacgcggcggcgtgcgcctctcggccagcgtctcggcgcccgtctcggacatctgagccgtcgggtggcgcgagctctcagccagcggcgcgcacggtggcgcgcccgctctcggccagctccaaccttccgcctagggttcggcctgGCGTCTCGGCACGTCGGCACGTTCTCGGTTGAACTGCCGTGCCACTCCATCAGCCGCGTCGACCTCGACCTGGGTTccgtctggtgcgtgtggtctcagccggcggcgcgcacgagccctactcatctgcgcgtcgccccgtgatcacggctcccggctcccactgtctcgacatccctacctcgatcgtacgtggtgcgttcgagcaattcaacttctttgattcgatagttcttgagttcatcatgcataaaattaaacaaaaacaccaagaacatgcttcgcaatcaaataacacatgcatacatgaatttcgggaaatttaaatcctaataatcagagccaaagactggctctgataccaactgaaggggctggcagcggaagcgtgcgttcaaaacggatcacatgaatttgatctatttagcagattatttagacaaaatctattcacgtaattatcacatgtatcatgctcataacttgaattaaaacatgatttagcacataaaatccctaaaacatgcttactacggaattagccaatttaccttgttgattcaatcaagaatcgatgatggcttgctccgtctccacgtgaagatcttcaatacaagacctcggatcttctgactggtgtcccagactatacgctgatatttatgtgggcaaatctcaccaacgtactaggactcgaataatggaagacagaactcagctcacggaggaggcacaaatttcgagctctctctttagagggagacgaaaattttgataataaattgttatgttttctgtctcctttctcctatttatataagtcacatattgggcccagtcagggatctaaggaataatttggaacaggcctcacccaattagctttttactaattaaattgaacccacaatttaatataagcttatattggaatattacgagcagccactacagaagtaatattgcactgccttccaaatccaaaattacaagtattctggatttcctttaattgcatttgattcatttcccgcgcttaagatggaaacatccattaattaattaatgtctgctatagacttaattaattaacatattttgaattccaagagtggacttagcaagaaactcttatttattattcatagagtaatcaaactccaactagctaggttctgaataataaaacctcgtttcgagctcctcttgtggatgttatcaaacgagactctcctcgcgcacgtttcaacataatagcaatcctagcacctctatataatgatcaccactacccaatatacctggatcgttgggttacgaaaaacccgcacctttggtaagtcaaagtagtggatcctaaatatcgtatgctcaatgctgaCGTACATTGATtcagaaattaattttcaagacctcgtctttcagtagatagcataaagactcgtcttgctgttagatccattcagtgctataccacaccaacgtcatcttatttcaataaggtttagaaataatcggactgacattgcaacctttcgcgataggtagtctaggcctatctaggttgtgaaattcttatttttctttgtttagaactgaccgtgttaccttaaattggacgacgcccacaaccggtctactaaaacaaagacttagacttcgttacgtttgctcatatatttaaatatgtaataaccaaccattaaatgtaaaacataacaacattatgacaaaaataatctgttgcatttattggaaaataaccattagagttttacagtatccaatcactcgaaaggtgatttctagtatacaaaaccctaacattcACTCCGCTGGATCACTGCAGAGACATTCTCTTCTGCAGACATCCTTCCTTCTGAAAACTTTACTGATAGGGGGCATCTTCAACGCCATCAGGAGTGGAACTTTGACTTCCACGTCCTTGAATAAACTGGCCACATCAATCATGGCATCTCTCTTCCTTGTAATCATGCCACGGTAGGAAGTAGGGCTTGGCCTTCTCAGTTTCCTCGCCTTGACCTCCTCCTGAGGTCTCGCCGCATACTTTCGCTTTTCCCTTATCTCTTCCTCCGGCGGCTTGATCAAGGGAACTGGACTCTACTCCTCTTCGCGGCTCTGTCCAAATGTAGACACTGGGGAACTTGCAGGTGGAGGGGGGCTTTGATATACCTTCCCTGACCTTAGGGAGACCTCGCTGATGTTCTCTCGCCCAGTAGGCTGCACCGTAGCAGGgatctttccttcatttcctctTAGTTCCCCTAGTGATATAGCAACTTGAGAAAGTTGCTTTGTAAGCATGTCCAGAGCTGCCCTCTGTTCCTTCTGTGCCTCCTGGATTTCGCGCATCGCATCATTTGGATGGTGCGGAGCCATAACCTCTCATGGACCTTCATTAGCGTGCCTGTTATATCTCTGATTTGAAGGCCCTCCACCGTGGCTGGGCTGAGGATAGTCCGACTGCCCATAGTGCTCAGATTGATACTGGGGCTGAGGGTATGGTTGGTTCCCTTGGTGTTGTTGGTTTCCTCTTTGAGGTGGCGGAATATAGCTCACCACCTGGTTGTTTGGTTGTCTCCCAGAGTTGCTTGACAGGGGGCCTTGATGTCTGTATCCCCAGTTCCCTTCTTGTTGTCTTCCCGACCAGTTGGGCAGACTTCTGCTGGACCAGTTACCCTGGGGTCCGcctgaccagttcccttgaccACTCTGCCCTCTGTTTCCTCCAGTGTTCGGTCTTTCTTGATTTCGAACAGGCCAATTGGGCTGCCCTTCGGAGGGTTGTGTCTGCTGTGTAGATGGTTGAGGTGGTTGTCTTGGGCTCTGATCATTCCACCTGAAATTTGGATGAtctctccatggagcatctcttTGTTTCCCTTGGACCCAGTGCCCTTCCGGGTTCCAATGGCCGACAACGTTTACTTGATTCGGAGCTTCTACTTCATGAGGAAACTCGCAGTAGTAATAATGGTGGCGCTCTGGTCTTTTCCACTGCTtctagcagcttcttctccatttgctcaaatcgagcctccaatttCTCATCGCTTCGTGCTTCTGCTGCTTGCACCGCTCCTTTTCTGTACTGGCCTCGAAAGGTCTCATATGATCTCTTTGTTTCGATCAATCTCTCTAGAATGCTCTTTACTTGGCTGCATGGGGTTTTggagaaatccccttgggcCACTAAATTGAGATCATTTTTGTTGTCCACCGTCAACCCACCATAAAAGGTTGAATAGACCTCCCGCTCTCCCAGCTGTCTCTGGAATCTGTCCCAATATTGCCCAAgaggctcatcgtactcctgcaTCGCCTCTGTAATTTATCTCTTCAGGGCACTTGTCTTTGATGTTGGGAAGAAGCGGTCCAGGAAGATCATGCGGAACTCTGCCCAGGTTCTAATCGAGCTTTCTGGCAGCCTTGACAACCAGATTCCTGCATCACCCTTCAAAATGAAGGGTATCGCCTTGAGCCTGTAATTTTCTGATGTGGATCCAGCTGGTACTAGTTGAATGTcacaatatctgcaaaattcCTCCACAAAGACATAAGGGCATTCCTTCGAGAGTCTGTAGAAATTTGACAACATAGCGAGCACCCCATATTTGATTGCGATTTCCCGTATTCCTGGGGTAACTGCGATGGCCTGAGTGggcgtctctctctctctctctttcaaaattatttataactccctaacATGCAACAGTAAGCGGCAAGTacagggtcgatcccacagagaagctggtgctttgagtgtgtgtttagtgaataCGGTTTtagctgcggccacgctttaagttgagagtttttaaactactggattaagctaggcagaatgtaaactatctacttgatcaagtgaCATATCATGCTGGAAAAAAAATGAACTGATAAGGTAAGCGACAAACTGAAATAAATGACTTAACTACCTGAGCTTGCTACGAATCTACGAAATACTTTGTCATTCAACATTATGCAAGTTCAAACAATGGATCTGGGAATTTAAAACTGAAACTAAGCTAGAACAGTCGACGAGATTTCTGAAAATAAATAACTTTGATTCAAAACAATATTAAGAACACAACTTGGAAAGTgcagaaaacaaacaagaatgATTTTTCAACTACGTAACAAACACGGAATTTAACTATGTAACTAGAACTGAATTGTAAGAAAGCGATAAATCCAAAGGTCTTCGGTCGGAAATGAAACGGCGCCGAACAGATCTGGGTTTCTCTGTCGCGCTCTCTTCTGTCGCACTTCTTACTCTCTAGCTAATCATTGCTAACTCTCTAAAAGGAATGAAACAGAAGCTAAAAAGGAAGGAACTAAAGGGCCGGAAAACTCTTTTCTATGACGATGCGTCATCTATTTATAGACTCTTCATAACAAACTTCCAGTTGtgataacaactttggcagAGAATCTTCGTCCTTGCTGGAATTGCGCGTCTTATCCATCGAGTCAGCTTATATGTGTCCCCTTTTCTGTTTCTCCTTGGTCCTTGATAACCGATTGATGATCGCTTTCCAGCGCATCGGTTATACGTGTCCTCTTTCTGTTTCGCAGTGGTCCCCGGATAACTGCTTACAcatcaacttgatcaacccaTACTGTTTTGGGTCTTTTTCACCTTCTGCGGCAACTTGACCAGTTTGGCATTGTTGTCCTTGGTCAAggggcattcctgcacaattaacattCGATTTCCGCctaaaactgatcaagtagcctaCATTTTACCCTCTTAAGCGATGCacgaaataggccttatcagtACCATATGCTTCAGCAGTTggtagtctcatgtatgctatgctttgtacaaggcCTAATATTTGCTTTGATGTTGGCATGGTGgtaagatatcagtcgaatccgggccaaggacattgggctgccgtaaagaacatactcaagtaccttaaacggactaaggactatgctctagtttacaatgcagtcgagctctgtcctttgggatatactgacgcagattttcaagctgatcaggactcgagaaaatctacttctggatatgtgttcaccttaggaagtggagccgtaatttggaagagtgtgaagcagaaatgcatcgcggactctaccatggaagccgagtatgtggccgcttcggaggctgcaaaagaggttatatggttcaagaacttccttatggacttAGGTGTGGTTATGAATCtacccaagagcatcaccatttattgtgacaattctggtgctgtggaaactcgaaagaaccacgggcatacaaagcgagcaaacacatagagaggaagtatcatatcattagagatatagtgcagaaatgagacatacaagtggtcaagattgcatcagagaacaacctggcagatccttttacaaaggcattagCGGTGAGGGCCATGTTGAAGGGATgtgagttcgactcattcaagacctcaactcgctttcagtataagtgggagaattagaTGTAGTgcacatttattttgtatactcgaaagctgttttgagtataagtgggagattgttagagtttgtatactagaaatcacctttcgagtgattgaataccgtaaaactctatattttattttccaatggatgcaacagattatttttgtcataattttgcaatgttttacatttaatgaatgtttattgcaCATTTAAATGTAaaagcaacgtaacaaagtctaagtctttgttttagtagaccggttgtgggcgtcgtccactttaaggtaacacggtcagttttgAACAacgaaaaataagaatttcacaacccaaataggcctagactacctatcgtgaaaggttacaatgtcagtccgcatatttctaagccttactgaaataagataacattggtgtggtatagaactgaattggatctaacagcgagacaagtctttatgctatccaCCGAAAGATGAGgttttgataattaatttcttaatcaatgtacgttagcactGAGAATACGGTATtggttatgcactactttgacttaccaaatggtgcgggttttttgcaacccaagaatcctggtatattgggtagtgatgATTGatatctagtggtgctaggattgctattataatgaatcgtgcgcgaggtgagtctcgtttgataacgtccacaagaggagcttgaaacaaggttatattattcggaacctagctagttggagtttgattactttatgaataataaataagtgtttcttgctaagtccactcttggagttaataatatgttaattaattaagtttatagcagaaattaattaattaatggacgtttctatcttaagcgcaggaaatgaacgacaaacaaatggaaacccggaatacttgtaatttcggatttggatgggcagtgcaatattacttctgtagtggctgctcgtaatattccaatataagcttatactccctttgtccctctgcagtagaggcgtttcattttcagcactcgttttgaaaaaatgataataaatagttaaagtagagataaagtaaactaagagaaataataatatagagaagactcttatctatattatttagagaagactcttatctatattatttactctcttactttactccttctccattttaactatttattatcatttttctaaaacgagtgctcaaaatgaaacgcatctactacagagggacgaagggagtattaaatggtgcgttcaatttaattagtaaaaagctaattggaggaggtcatatccaaattcttccatagatccctgattgtgcccaatatgtgacttaatataaataggagaataaaggagacagaaaatacagttaatattttctccaaattttcgtccccctctccttGCACAAGAGGGACGATTTTTCAGCTCCCTTCGTGAGCAGttttcgtcttctttatttaagtcctagtattatggtgagatcagcccataCTGATATCAGcgtacagtccgggaaccagtcagaagatccgtggtttagttctcaagatcttcatgtggagaaggcgctagccaacttcgattctttggagaattaacGAGGTAAATTtgctaactccgtagtaagcatgttttaggtttaaattacgctaaagcatgactaaattcaagttatgagcatgatacatgtgataattacgcgaatagattttgtctaaataatctgcgaaatagatcagaattattatgtgatcAATTTGATGCACGCTTCCTCTGCCAACACCTTCAATATCTTGATACTATTTTATgtaggaaaccgaacaccaccaaTGTATTTAAAAggaaatgatatgctacatacaaTATGAGGAATTATATAAACATTATTgtttattgtaattttattttttggcaaTTACTCATtctgtccctgaaaatttgcCATTTATTTCCATTTCCGTCGACCTCTAAAATTTGTCagctttcacttttaccatttttggtattGGACGCTagatttcactaactcattctcactcacattattataaaattaatatataaaagtaggacttgcattctattaacttttaaactcgttttttattactccctccgtccccaaatattgtcccactttgacccggcacggattttaataaatgtaatgaaaagtgagttgaaaaagttagcggaatgtgagtcctacttgtatatattagttttataataaaatatgagtagtaatgacttagtggaatatgtggtctactacaaaaaaatgataaaaaggtgaaatgggacaaattttatggtacggacgaaaatggaaaaatgggataAACTTGTAGGGACGGAcagagtatattttaaaatttgtgtcggGTCAAATGTTAAtaaattactacctccgtctcacaataagagtcatattttgatattttggtatatcccacaataagagtcatatttcacttttaccataaatggtaagtatgtcgcacattccaccaacttattcactcacattttattataaaactagtatataagcaGCACTCatagtccactaacttattcaaacacttttctttacatttcttaaaatacgtGTCATATTAAATATGACTCCTATTATGAGACGGATATAATATTAAGGAATGAGGGAGTATATGTAAACTAATGTGAGTTGCCGAGTATTGTATGAATGGTGTAAAAAAAAGAATCATAGAAAcaagtcatttttctttttcgggaaatttcctcatagttgagtcattccatatatagtaacattttctatttcttactttattctctcttattttattctttatactttattcacttttttattttattctctctacttttttccctcttttattctttaactatttattctctctactttttttccttctcttattctttatctatttatttaatacattcaACATCTCATTCTTAAATTTTATGCCGAAAAATTTCACATCAACTAGGAGGGAACGAAGAGAATATTGCTAAAGCTTATACAAAAAGGCAAGCAATAAAGTCTTGATATGATACTCCATATCCATACTCATCTTTTCTCCCCACCATTAATCCACCACAGCTGTACCACCCACTCACTCTCTACAGTtccaaaaaagagaaaaataatggAAGCCCTCTTGTCCGAATTCACACTCCTCTCCGACCAAGCCCTCTGCGACAGGAGCTTCGATCCGTCCACAATCGAAGGCCTGATGAGGCTCTTCGAGGTGGAGGCCTACAAGGAGTGGGCCCAGCTTGAGCTGGAGTGCCGCAACGAAGCTCAGAGCGCCGACGACTGCCTCGAGCAAGCCGAGGAATACCTCGAATCCGCAATGGAGAGCGCCATGGCCGAGTTCCGCCGCTTCGAGGAGGAGATGATTGAGACGTGCAAGGCCGAGCACGACAGCCTCGTCAGCCTCGCGGATGCCGCCCGCAAAATGGGCAACACTTTGGAGAAGGCAGCCAATTTCGCCTCCAAAAAGTATGTGGACGCCGCCGTCAATTCCGCCGCGGCTTCCATGAGATCTGCCTTCAGAGCCGTCGTTTCCGCCGCCTCTAAAAAGGTTCATCCTTCCTagatttgtttatatatatgtcATTTGTTTTCGGATTAGACTTTTATATATGTGAAATCTAATTGTTTCATCCAAAACTCAGATCTTCTATTTCATAATCTTCGCTGTTTGTTACGAGTAATACTTCTTCGGTTCGGGATTAAGTGTCACATATTtgatgaattttaagaaattatttaactCTATAAAATAAAGTGGTATTCTTTTGTTCGGTTCCATAATAGTGGAATCATTTTTGTTTGTATGGTGATTCAGAAAAATGCgtgtaatatattaaataagaAGATAGTAAAGTATGTGAAAAAAAAGTAGAGTGAAGAAAGTAAGAGAAGTAAATATGAAGAAATGTGTTACTTTtacttaaaaaaagaaaatatagtgtaccaaaatagcaaaaataaCTCTACAACGGTTCATGGAATGTGTgccatatttttatattttagtttaataataaaatgtgaatagaaTGAGTAAGTGAAATATATGGTCCACTTACTAAATATTCTCTTCGTCCTCAAATaatatgaactttgggttcatcaggagttttaatgcaaaattgagaaagtaagagaaaggtagagagaaaaaataattaaaatattgttattgGAGAATAGATCTCGCCTTATTAGCGTGAAAAagagtttttaaaattagaaaatgtatattcttgtgggacgaattaaaaagaaaatagtgtatatttttatgaaatgggGGGagaataataaaagtaaaatgagtCACTTATTGGTGGATgaatggaaaatgaaaaatatacttTTAATGATGGACAGAAGAGTATTGGTCGTGTCTTCCTCCAATAGATTTACCTATTTGTTTGCATTCTCACGCACAGCCAACTCTACACGCGCTCTGTTTGGTATATCCATGAAAATTGA
This DNA window, taken from Salvia splendens isolate huo1 chromosome 18, SspV2, whole genome shotgun sequence, encodes the following:
- the LOC121777803 gene encoding uncharacterized protein LOC121777803, with translation MILHIHTHLFSPPLIHHSCTTHSLSTVPKKRKIMEALLSEFTLLSDQALCDRSFDPSTIEGLMRLFEVEAYKEWAQLELECRNEAQSADDCLEQAEEYLESAMESAMAEFRRFEEEMIETCKAEHDSLVSLADAARKMGNTLEKAANFASKKYVDAAVNSAAASMRSAFRAVVSAASKKVHPS